CCACGGGATTTGTCGGCGCGTCCTGCGGGGGTTGTTGAGTCGGGGAAACGTCGATGACTGGCGCGGCTGGTTCCTGCTTGGCTTCAACCTTTTGCTTCTTTAGCAACGGTTCGCTAGAAGCTGCGGGTTGAATATCCTCATCACTGCTATCTCCGGCGTAAATCTCGGGTGCCAGCATGGCAACTCCATTGGAGATCGCCCTGGCGCGGAGCATGTTGGCTGGCGTCTTTTCCCAGTTCGACTTTGGCCGGATCAAACCCTGCGCCTTGGCCTCTTCGATCGTGAACTTCGACGTAATCGTGTTCCCTTCCAGCGCCAGTTCGAGAACGGCCTCCTTGCCATCCGTGCCGTCCTTGACCCATTTATGCTTTCCGCCCATTTGCCGAAATTCAGCGAGCGCAGCGAGAGCCTTTTTGGAGAGCTTGTTGTCGAGGATGTGATAAGTCCTCGCGATGACAGAAGGCGGTTTGCCCGTTGCGAGACACTCCATCGCAAGCACCTGTCCTTGCTCTACTTTCTCGCAGCCGAACATGCCTGACTTGGCAAGGAATTGGCCGATGCGTTCGATGGCTTCGACGGGATTGTTGATCTTTGAATACAGTTCGATTTCCATAGGGTGCTTTCTTTCGTGTTTTGCGGGTTTTACCTACCCGATGAGGGAAAATTTTTTAGTCAGCGAGAATCTTGTCGTGCTCCGAGGACAATTCTTCTGTTGTCATCGCGTGGAATTTGGTCGCGTTACTCAGCGTCCGACCGTGAATCGCAAGCAGCGTGTCGATAGTCATTCGACGGGCGTGATCCTCGATGCGCAAATATGGATCGCGGTCTCGAGCTGTGACTGGTAGCGCAGAGGTTGCGTGAACCGTTGTGCTTTGTTCAGTTTTCATCGTTCACCTCCGCGTTGAGGTTTTCCGGGCGATAGTTCGCAGCCTCCCATTGCTCCCACGTGAAGCGCTTATCGTAGGCGCCAATTAGCCAGCGCTGGAACCCGACAAGCTCAGGGGTGCGAACAAATGGCATTGGGTATGGCCGCGCTCCCCATTCCCGTAGCTTGCGCACCCGGTAAAGCCTGTCCTCCGAGGTCTCTCCAGGCCAAAAGCCAACGAGCATGTAAACCATGACGTGATCCGGCTTCACCCCGTATTTTTTAAGCCTGTCCAATCCCTCAAACAGCCTGGCTTCGTCTTTACGATTGTCCCAAGCGGTATAGATGCGCTTGGCCTTCATGTCGTCGGCCCGGTAATCGATGCTCGCGAGTGCTTCCGCTGCCTCATCTGTCAGGAACCGGGCATTGATACCCTGATTGAAACTGACCTTGAAACCGCCTTCGCGAATCTCCGCGATCCGATCGCGCCAGTGCGGTTGCCCAAAGAAGTCATTATCCAACAGAATCAACTCACGCGGCCACGGTTCGCCCCGCCAAATATCATGGATCGTGTTTTCCTCGCGCATCGCGCCTTCCTTGCGAGGAACCACGCAGAACGAACAGCGAAGCCGACATCCGCGTTGAGTAAACCCAATGCTTTGTCGGCAGTTCGGGTAAATCGAATAATCCTGCTTGGTTGTTGTGATCCCGTGCGCTTCCAGAGTAGAAGCCACATCAACACCAGTTCCGCCGACAACCGCATTCGGAAAATGCTCAATGAGTTTTGAGACGGATGGGCGGGACTTTTCGAAGATTGCGGAGCCGTAAACGTGGGTAGGCGCATCCCACAACTGGCGCTCAGGGTTTCCAGTCCATCGCAGTTCGACCGAATCCCCGCGCTGCTTGTGGTGTGCAGCGATCCGCATCGCCGCAATATTGGGTACCTTTC
This is a stretch of genomic DNA from Verrucomicrobiia bacterium. It encodes these proteins:
- a CDS encoding radical SAM protein; this encodes MPTEKPTENGNGAPSRVLVFQLDGKVPNIAAMRIAAHHKQRGDSVELRWTGNPERQLWDAPTHVYGSAIFEKSRPSVSKLIEHFPNAVVGGTGVDVASTLEAHGITTTKQDYSIYPNCRQSIGFTQRGCRLRCSFCVVPRKEGAMREENTIHDIWRGEPWPRELILLDNDFFGQPHWRDRIAEIREGGFKVSFNQGINARFLTDEAAEALASIDYRADDMKAKRIYTAWDNRKDEARLFEGLDRLKKYGVKPDHVMVYMLVGFWPGETSEDRLYRVRKLREWGARPYPMPFVRTPELVGFQRWLIGAYDKRFTWEQWEAANYRPENLNAEVNDEN